The genomic segment CCAGAGGAGGTCCTGAAGGCCCTCGAGGAGGCCCTGGAAGGGAAAGAGGTCCGGGGAGATGGCCAAGGTGGCTACCTCTTCCCCTGGCACCTCGAGGAACCCGATCCCCTCTTGGCCGCCTTGCTCCTCTTGGGGAAGCTCCTATGAAAGAGCTTCTCCCTGGGCTTTACCAGATCCCCGTGCCCATCCCCTACCCCCTAAAGACGGTGAACCTCTACCTCTTCAAGGGCAACGGGGAAGTAGCCCTTCTGGACACCGCCTTGGGCACCAAGACCGCCCGGGGGACCCTGGAGCTAAGCCTGGCGGAGCTGGGCCTTTGTTTTCCCGATGTCAAGACCGTCCTCCTCACCCACCACCACCCGGACCACTACGGGCTGGCGGGCTTTTTTGAGGGGCTTGGGGCCCGGGTCTATTTGCACGAGGAGGAGTTAGGGCGGGGCCACCGTTTTTGGCTCCAGCCCGAGGCCTTTGAGGAGCAAAGCTGGCGGCTTTTCCTGGACCACGGCACCCCGGAGGAGGCCCTTTGGGGCATCCGGGAGACCATGGCCAAGACCCGGGAGCGGGTCCATCCTCCGCAAAACCCCCTGTCCCTGAGGGATGGGGACCTGCTGGAAGTGGCCGGCAGGAGGCTTAGGGTGGTCTGGACCCCCGGCCACGCGGACGGACACGTGGCCTTCTTCCTGGAGGAAGAGGGGGTCTTGCTGGCGGGGGATGCCCTTTTGGAGCGGGTTTCCCCCAACGTGGGCCTATGGGCCTACACCCGGGAGAATCCCCTGAAGGACTTCCTGGCCTCCCTAGACCGCCTGGAGGAGCTCCCGGTGCGGGTGGCCTACGCCGGGCATTTCGGCCCCATCCCCCACGTGAGGAAACGGGTCCAGGAACTAAGGGCCCACCACCAGGAGCGCCTGGAGATCCTAGCCACCCACCTGGACACACCCAAGACCGCCTGGGAGCTTTCCCTCAACCTCTTCCCCCAGGAGCTGGACGCCCCTGGCCGGCGCTTCGCCTTCGCCGAAACCCTGGCCCACTTGGAGTACCTGCGCCTCGAGGGGCACGTGAGGCGCGAAGGACCTCCCTACCGGTACTTCCGGGCGTAGGACCCTTGCCCCCAGGGTCCTTGGAGGGTAAACTTTGACCCGGTTCAAGGAGGTGCCATGCATCCTTGGTACACCCACTACGATCCCGGGGTCCCCAAAGAGGCCCCCAGGCCCTGGCTGCTCACCGAACTCCTAAAGGAAAACGCCCGCCGCTACCCCCAGAAGGTGGCCTTGGAGTTTCTGGGGCGAAGTCTTAGCTACCGAGGCCTTTGGCAAGAGGTGGAGGCCTTCGCCAAAGGCCTGCAGGAGGCGGGCCTGAAGCCTGGGGACCGGGTGGCCATCATGCTGCCCAACTCCCCCCAGTTCGTCATCGCCTTCTACGGCACCCTTTTGGCCGGGGGGGTGGCGGTGAACACCAACCCCATGTACACCCCCCGGGAGCTACGGCACCAGCTCCTGGACTCGGGGGCCAAGGCCCTGGTGATCCTGGACCTCCTCCTTCCCCGTTACCAGGAGGTAAAGGCGGAGGCCCCGGTGGAGATTCTGGTGCGCACAGGTATCCAAGACTACCTGCCCTTCCCCAAGAACCTCCTCTATCCCCTTGCCCTGAAGCGGAAGGGTCAGGCTCCCAAGGACCTGGAGGGCATCCCCTGGCGGGCCTTCCTTAAACCGGGCCAGCCCCAGCCTGTACCCTTAGACCTGGACGACCTCGCCCTCTTGCAGTACACCGGGGGCACCACCGGGGTGGCCAAGGGCGCCATGCTCACCCACCGAAACCTCTCCAGCAACGCCCTTCAGGTCCGCTCCTGGATCCCCGATTTCCAGGAGGGAAAGGAGGTGGTGCTGGGCGCCATCCCCTTCTTCCACGTCTACGGCATGACCGTGGCCATGAACCTGGCCCTTTTGGGCGCAGCCAAGCTGGTCCTTCTGCCTCGGCCTGAAATCAAGCCCATCGTGGAGGCCATAGAGAAGCACCGGGTCACCCTTTTTCCCGGCGTGCCCACCCTCTACGTGGCCTTCAACAACTTCCCGGGGATTGAAGGGCGGAACCTGAAAAGCGTGCGGGCCTGCATCTCGGGCTCGGCTCCCCTGCCGGTGGAGGTGGCCGAGCGCTTTGAAAGGCTCACCGGGGCCAAGCTGGTGGAAGGCTACGGCCTCACCGAGGCCAGCCCGGTAACCCACTGCAACCCCCTCCACGGCCCACGGAAACTGGGTAGCGTGGGCCTACCCTTCCCCGGGGTGGAGGCCAAGGTGGTGGACGAGGAAGGGCACGAACTCCCCCTGGGGGAGGTGGGCGAACTTATCGTCAAGGGCCCCAACATCATGAAAGGCTACTGGAACCGCCCCGAGGAAACCCAAAAGGCCCTCAAGGACGGCTGGCTTTTCACCGGCGACCTGGCCAAAATGGACCAGGACGGCTACTTCTACATCGTGGACCGCAAAAAGGACATGATCATCGCCGGAGGTTACAACATCTACCCCCGGGAGGTGGAAGAGGTCCTCTACACCCACCCCGCCGTCCAGGAAGCCGCCGTGGTGGGCGTACCCGACCCTTACCGCGGGGAAACCGTGGCCGCCTTCCTCGTCCTCAAGGAGGAGTACCGGGGCAAGGTAACGGAAAAGGACCTCGAAGCCTTCTGCCGGGAAAACCTGGCCGCCTACAAGGTCCCCCGCATCATCCAGTTCCGCGATAGCCTCCCCAAGACCAGCGTGGGGAAGATCCTAAAGCGGGAACTGAGCAAAGGAGTGACAAGGCAGCAGCCCAAGTAGGGCGAGGGCCGAAAACCCCAGGGGCCCTGAGGATGCCCGCCCTCCTTGCCGGGATCGGGGGAGGTCCGGACCCTTTACACGTCCATACTCAAGATGTATGATGATCCAGAAGGAAAGGAGGGATAGGGTATGAGCGCCACCGGCCTCGAGGTCTTTGATACCACGATTCATAAGACCCATTCCTGGTTGAAGGAGATCATGGAAAACCTGGGCATAGAGGACCGCCATCGGGCCTACATGGCCTTAAGGGCCGTGCTCCACGCCCTACGGGATCGCCTCACCGTGGAGGAAACCGCCCAGCTGGCTGCCGAACTTCCCATGCTCATCCGCGGCCTCTTCTACGAGGGCTGGGACCCCACGGGCAAACCCCTTAAGGAGCGGCACAAGGAAGCCTTCCTAGCCCACGTGGTCCGGGAGCTCAGGACCCCTTCGGGACCTGCCTTGGACCCCGAGGCCGCCGCCCGGGCGGTGTTCAGGGTGCTTTCCCAAAAGGTCTCCCAAGGGGAGATCCGGGACGTGCTGAACCTACTCCCCAAGGAGATCCGCGAGCTTTGGCCCCAGGCCTGATCCGGGCGAGGGCTGCCTCAGTCCAGCACGAAGCGGTCCTCGCTCTCGTGAAGCCGCACCCGGTGGACGATGCGCTGGTCCTTGTCCCCATCTCCCTCGGTCATGGCCACCACGCTCACGTAGGGCCTTAAAGGGCTACGGAGCACCTTCTTGGTGAGGGTTTCCTCCACCTGGAAGATGCCTGCGGAGTTGTTCATGGTCACCTGGATCTCCACGGGAACCTTTTCCCCTTTCAGGATGCGCACCTCGTCCACCGCCAAGGCGCTTATGGAATGGATATCAATGCTCCCCAGGGCGAAGGCCTTACGCCCCCGGCCTTTGGTGATGTCGGTGCCGTCGGCCACGGCGGTGATTCCGGCCTCTAGGGTGAGGGGTTCCGGGGAGAGGTCGTGGCTGTAAATCCCGTGAAGGATTAGGGCCCTAAGGGCCGTGCGCTGCTCGGGGTCGGGGTAGATCTTCTCCAGGATGCGGTTCAGGATGGGTGCGGCCAGGCACACGCCAAAGGCCTCGTGGTGGTCCCGGTGCACCTGGTTGCCCAGGTCGTGGAGCATGGTGGAAAGGAGGACCACCACATAGGCATCCTCCAGCTCCCCCGCCCCCGACTCCACCGTGTCCAGGCGCACCCCGGCCTCGGCCAACAAGGAAAGGATGGCCACGCTGGCCGCCCCCGTGAGGAGGGCATGGACCCGGCCGTGGTCGTTATAGCCCAGCTTGCGCATGGTGATGTAGTTGGCCATGTTCCAGCCGGCCCGGGCCTCCGGATCCTGAATGAGAAGCTCGTAGGCCCTAAGGGCCTTGGGAAAGGCCTTCAGGCGGTCGCGGATGGCCTGGTCGGCCTCGGCGTACAGCTTGGCCTTGGGGCTGGCCACGTGGACGATGCGCTCTTCCGCCATAGGCAACTCTACCCTAACTCTACATCCGTCAAGGACCTACCCACACAACACCCAAACCCACCCAGGCGGAACGGGAGGGCAATCCAAAGCCACTCCTCCAAGGGAAGGGCCTGGGCAGGGCCTCTATTCGCCTTTGAAGTTAGGGGCTCGCTTTTCCAAAAAGGCTCGCACCCCCTCCTTCATATCCTCGGTAGCGGAAGCGTAGCCGAAGAGGTCAGCCTCGATCTCTAGGGCCTCCGCCAGGTCCAACCCCTCCCCCCGCACCACGCTTTCCTTGGCCAGGGCCAGGGCGATGGGGGCGTTTTTCATGATCTTCTGGGCCAGCTTCTTGGCTTCCTCCAAAGCATTCTCCCCCACCCGGTTCACCAGACCCAGGCTTAGGGCCTCCTCCGCGGACACATGCCGCCCGGTGAAGATGAGGTCCAAGGCCCGGCCCCGGCCGATGAGCCGGGGAAGCCTCTGGGTGCCGCCAAAGCCCGGGATGAGGCCAAGCCCCACCTCGGGCAGGCCCAGCTTGGCCTCCTTGGAGGCCACCCTCAGGTCGCAGGCCAAGGCCAGTTCCAACCCTCCCCCTAGGGCATACCCGTGGATGGCGGCGATGGTGGGAAGGGGCAAGGCGGCGATCTCCGCGAAGACCTGTTGCCCCAAAAGGGCGTACTCCCGGGCCGTGAAGGGGTCTTTTAGGGCGGCGATCTCCTTAAGGTCGGCCCCGGCGGCAAAGGCCTTGCCCTCCCCGGTGAAGATGGCGACCCGGACCTCGGGGTCCTGATGGATGACCTCGGCCACCTCGGCCAACTCCCGCAAGAGGTCCTGGGAAAGGGCGTTTAGGGCCTCGGGCCGCTTTAGGGTAACCAGGGCGATGCCCTCCTCCACCTCGTAGGAAAGGTGGGCAAACTCGGGGATCTCCAGGATGAACTCGTGCTCGCCTTCGTGCTCGTGGGCCATGCTACACCTCCAAAAGGGCCTCGAGGGCCACCTCCACCATACGCCTTAGGCTTTCCTGCAGCACCTCAGGAGGCGCCAGCTCGGGATCGCCAATGCGGTTGGAGACCGCTAGGATGGCCCCGGTTCGCACACCCCGCATCTTACCCAGAAGGAAAAGGGCGCTGGCCTCCATCTCAAAGGCCAGAACCCCGTACCGGGCCCAGGCCCTGGCGCCCTCCGGGGTGGTGGCGTAGAAGGCATCCTCGGTGGCCACCAGCCCCACATGGTGGGGGTAACGCCTTTGCTCCGCCTGGTTCCAGAGGGCGCGGAAGAGATCGGCATCGGGCACGGGAGCGTAGGGGCGGCCCTCCAGGTACTGCCGGGTGGCCCCGTCCAAGGGTATGGCCCCCTGGGCGATCACCAGGTCCCCGGGGGCCAGGCCCTCGTCCACCGCCCCACAGGTGCCCACCCTAAGCAGCACCCTGGCCCCCAGGCTCACCAACTCCTCGGCCACAATGCTGGCGGAAGGGGCCCCCATGCCCGTGGTCTGCACGGAAACCGGCACCCCCCGGTACCGCCCAGTGAAGCCCAAAAGGCCGCGGTGCGAGGTGTAAAGCCGGGATTCCTCTAGAAACGTCTTGGCGATCCACTCCGCCCGGCCCGGGTCCCCAGGCAGAAGCACCTTTTCGGCCACATCTCCTTTGGCTCCCCGCACGTGGATGGGGCTCATACCGCCCCATTTTAAAGGCGCAAGGTGGGCAGGCCTTCCACCAAGGCCTCGTCATGGGTGGAAAGAAGGAGGGCCGCCCCCACCTCCTGGGCCAGCTCCTCCAAGAGCCTGAGCACCTCTTTGGCCTGGGTGCGGTCCAGGCTAGCGGTGGGCTCGTCCGCCAAAAGGAGCCTGGGCCTAAGGTAAAGGGCCCGGGCCACCGCCACCCGCTGCCGCTCCCCACCCGAAAGCCTTTGGGGAAGGAAATCCGCCCGTTCCCTAAGGCCCAGCCGGGAAAGGAACCAAAGGGCATGGCCCCGGTCCACCTGGCCTGCCAGGTAGCCGGGGGCCAGAACGTTCTCCAAGGCGGTGAGCTCAGGGAAGAGGAAGTGGTGCTGAAATACAAGGCCCATAAAACGGAGCCGTTTCCTGGCCAACATCCCCTCGGGAAGGCCCCGGATGGGGGTTCCCTCCCAGTACACCTCCCCCTCCTGCAGGGGTAAAAGCCCCGCCAGGAGGTGGAGAAGGGTGGTTTTGCCGCTCCCCGAGGGGCCCAAGACGGCCAGGGCCTCCCCGGGGCCTAATCTTAGGGAAACCCCCCGGAAAAGGTGGCCGTTCCCGTAGGAGAATCCCAGGCCTACCGCCTCCAGGACCGGGTCCACCTTCTAATCCTCTAGGCAAAAGATGAAGCCTCGGTTAGAGTAAGGCCGATGCCCGCATCCCCTCTTTTCCAGGATATGGGCCCGGAGGAAATCCATCTGGCCCGCTCCTACTTCCAACCCTTGGCCTACCCCAAGGGTAAACCCATCTTCCACCAGGGGGACCTGGGCCAGGCCCTTTACCTGGTGGAGGAGGGTTGGGTGCGCCTCTACCGCACCCATCTGGGAGGCCAGGAAAAGATCCTGGGGTTCCTAGGGCCCGGGGAGGTCTTCGGGGAGATGAGCCTTTTGGACGGGGGGGAACGAAGCGCCAGCGCCGTAGCGGAGGAGGACACCCTTCTTCTGGTCCTTTACCGGGAGACCTACTTTGGGCTCATCCGCCGCCTTCCCCTCTTCGCCCACAACCTGGCCAAGATCCTCGCCCGCCGCCTGCGGGAACTCAACCTGGAGCTGGACCTTCTGGCCTTTGAGGAGGCCAGAAGCCGCGTGGCCTACGCCCTCTTAAAGCTTCTTCGCCAAGGGTATGAATCCCGTCTGGCCCTCCGTCACCAGGACCTGGCGGCCCTGGCCGGGGTGAGCCGGGAGACCACCACCCGGGTCCTCCACCAGCTAAAAGACCAAGGCATCCTGCGGCTCTCCGCGGGGATAGTGGAGGTGGCGGACCCCAGGCTTTTGGAGGAGGTGGCCTTTGGCCTGGTCTGAGGAAACCGAGTCGGAGGACCTTCCATGCGCTTGAAGGTGGACGTTCTCCCCACGGAGGGGTTGGTCTACCCCGATGTGGTCCTGGTGGTGGATGTGATCCGCTCCACCACCACCGCCGTCTGCTTCCTGGAGGGAGGGGCGGAGGCCCTGTACTTGGTGCCCAGCCTCGAGGCCGCCCGGACCTTCAAGGACCGGGACGTGCTCCTGGCGGGGGAGGTGGGGGGGTTAAAGCCCCCGGGGTTTGACCTGGGAAACTCCCCCCGGGAGGCCCTCGAGGCCCCGGTGGGAGGCAAGACCGTGGTGATGAGCACCACCAACGGCACCAAGGCCGCCCACGTGGCCGCAAGGACCGCCAAGCACGTGCTCCTGGCCTCCCTCTTTAACGCCCACGCGGCCGCCCGCCTGGCCCGGGAGCTGGCCACGGAGGAGGTGGCCATCCTGGCTGCCGGGAAGGAGGGGCGGGTGGGCCTGGACGACCTCTACACCGCCGGGGTCCTGGCGGAGTACCTAGGCCTTCTGGGGAAAGTGGAACCCGAGGATGGGGCCAGGATCGCCTTGGCGGTGAAGCGCAACTTCCAGGACCCCCTGGAGGCCCTCACCCTCTCCGCCGCCGCTTCGGCCCTTAAGGGAGTGGGCCTCGAGGCCGACGTGCCCTTCTGTGCCCAGGTGGCCAAAAGCGCCGTGGTCCCCGTCCTCACGGGCCGGGTGGGGGAGGCCCTCATCTTCAAGGTGGCCCCCTTCGGGGTGGCCAAGCGGGCGGTCCCCGAAACCCTAAAGCAGCCGGGGAACCAGGCGCAGGAAAAGGACCATCCCCAGTAGCTCCACCAGGGACTGGAACACGATGACCAGGGGAGCCAGGCCCGCCTCGGGTACGGCCAGGCTTAAGGGGAGCACCAAAAAGGAGTTCCGGGTGCCCAGGCTGAAGGCCAGGGTCCTGCCCGCCTTGGGGGGAAGGCGGAATGACCGGGCCAGGGAAAGGGCCAAGCCCAAGGCCAAGACCAGGTACAGGACAAATACCCCAAGCAAGGGGAGAACATACCCCCATAGCCCCGGCAAAAGGCCCGCATGCCCCAGGGCCACCAGGAAGACCACCAGGGCCAGAAGGGGCACGGGCCAGGAGGTGGTCCGGGACACTAGCGCCTTTCCCCAGGGGCGGCCCTGTACCCAGAAGGCCAGGAAAAGGGGCAGGAGGACCACCAGGCCCGCCCCCACCAGGGTCTCTGGGTCCGGGTGGTAGGCCGATAGCGCCTCCCCGAAGAACAGTAGAAGGTAAAGGGGCAGAAGGGCGAGTTGCAGGAGGAGGTTCAGGGGCGTCAGGACCAGGGCCCGGGCCATATCCCCCCGGCCTAGGTAGCTAAAGGCTAAAAACCAGTCGGTGCAGGGCACCAGGAGGACCAAGGCCACCCCCAGGCGAAGCCCCGGTTCCGGAGGCAGGAGGTGGAGGAGGCCATATACGCCCAAGGGCACCAGGAGGAAGTTCCCCACCAACCCCGCCAGGAGAAAGGCCCGGTCGCGGAAAGCTTGGCGCAGGGCGCGAAAGGGTACCGGCAAAAAGGTGAAGAAGAGCAAAACGGCCAACGCTGGCCAGAGCAGGACCTCGCCCCAAGGGGCAAGCCCAGGGAAAGCCAACCCCAAGGCCACCCCCAGGAGAGCCGCCCCCAGGTATAGGGGAAGCTGGTAGCGCTCCAAGAGGCCCCCCACCCCGCCTAGCCCCCTTGGACCAAAAGCTCGTAGAAGCGCCTTAGAGTAGCGATGCCCTTCTCCAGGTTCACCAAGTCAAACTTCTCGTTGGGAGCGTGGAGGTTGTCGTCGGGAAGCCCCAAGCCCAAGAGGACGATGGGGGCTCCCAAAGCCTCTTGGAGTTCCGCCACCACCGGGATGCTCCCGCCTTCCCGGGTGTACACCGGAGGCCTGCCCCAGACCTCCTCCAGGGCCTGGGCCATGAGGCGCATGGGGGGGCTAAAGGGGTCGGTGAGAACAGGTTTGCCCCCGTGGAGGCGGAGGATCTCCATGGTGTAACCGGGCGGGCAGATCCCC from the Thermus albus genome contains:
- a CDS encoding MBL fold metallo-hydrolase — its product is MKELLPGLYQIPVPIPYPLKTVNLYLFKGNGEVALLDTALGTKTARGTLELSLAELGLCFPDVKTVLLTHHHPDHYGLAGFFEGLGARVYLHEEELGRGHRFWLQPEAFEEQSWRLFLDHGTPEEALWGIRETMAKTRERVHPPQNPLSLRDGDLLEVAGRRLRVVWTPGHADGHVAFFLEEEGVLLAGDALLERVSPNVGLWAYTRENPLKDFLASLDRLEELPVRVAYAGHFGPIPHVRKRVQELRAHHQERLEILATHLDTPKTAWELSLNLFPQELDAPGRRFAFAETLAHLEYLRLEGHVRREGPPYRYFRA
- a CDS encoding long-chain-fatty-acid--CoA ligase, whose translation is MHPWYTHYDPGVPKEAPRPWLLTELLKENARRYPQKVALEFLGRSLSYRGLWQEVEAFAKGLQEAGLKPGDRVAIMLPNSPQFVIAFYGTLLAGGVAVNTNPMYTPRELRHQLLDSGAKALVILDLLLPRYQEVKAEAPVEILVRTGIQDYLPFPKNLLYPLALKRKGQAPKDLEGIPWRAFLKPGQPQPVPLDLDDLALLQYTGGTTGVAKGAMLTHRNLSSNALQVRSWIPDFQEGKEVVLGAIPFFHVYGMTVAMNLALLGAAKLVLLPRPEIKPIVEAIEKHRVTLFPGVPTLYVAFNNFPGIEGRNLKSVRACISGSAPLPVEVAERFERLTGAKLVEGYGLTEASPVTHCNPLHGPRKLGSVGLPFPGVEAKVVDEEGHELPLGEVGELIVKGPNIMKGYWNRPEETQKALKDGWLFTGDLAKMDQDGYFYIVDRKKDMIIAGGYNIYPREVEEVLYTHPAVQEAAVVGVPDPYRGETVAAFLVLKEEYRGKVTEKDLEAFCRENLAAYKVPRIIQFRDSLPKTSVGKILKRELSKGVTRQQPK
- a CDS encoding DUF2267 domain-containing protein, with the protein product MSATGLEVFDTTIHKTHSWLKEIMENLGIEDRHRAYMALRAVLHALRDRLTVEETAQLAAELPMLIRGLFYEGWDPTGKPLKERHKEAFLAHVVRELRTPSGPALDPEAAARAVFRVLSQKVSQGEIRDVLNLLPKEIRELWPQA
- a CDS encoding HD domain-containing protein, yielding MAEERIVHVASPKAKLYAEADQAIRDRLKAFPKALRAYELLIQDPEARAGWNMANYITMRKLGYNDHGRVHALLTGAASVAILSLLAEAGVRLDTVESGAGELEDAYVVVLLSTMLHDLGNQVHRDHHEAFGVCLAAPILNRILEKIYPDPEQRTALRALILHGIYSHDLSPEPLTLEAGITAVADGTDITKGRGRKAFALGSIDIHSISALAVDEVRILKGEKVPVEIQVTMNNSAGIFQVEETLTKKVLRSPLRPYVSVVAMTEGDGDKDQRIVHRVRLHESEDRFVLD
- a CDS encoding enoyl-CoA hydratase/isomerase family protein; the encoded protein is MAHEHEGEHEFILEIPEFAHLSYEVEEGIALVTLKRPEALNALSQDLLRELAEVAEVIHQDPEVRVAIFTGEGKAFAAGADLKEIAALKDPFTAREYALLGQQVFAEIAALPLPTIAAIHGYALGGGLELALACDLRVASKEAKLGLPEVGLGLIPGFGGTQRLPRLIGRGRALDLIFTGRHVSAEEALSLGLVNRVGENALEEAKKLAQKIMKNAPIALALAKESVVRGEGLDLAEALEIEADLFGYASATEDMKEGVRAFLEKRAPNFKGE
- a CDS encoding purine-nucleoside phosphorylase; the encoded protein is MSPIHVRGAKGDVAEKVLLPGDPGRAEWIAKTFLEESRLYTSHRGLLGFTGRYRGVPVSVQTTGMGAPSASIVAEELVSLGARVLLRVGTCGAVDEGLAPGDLVIAQGAIPLDGATRQYLEGRPYAPVPDADLFRALWNQAEQRRYPHHVGLVATEDAFYATTPEGARAWARYGVLAFEMEASALFLLGKMRGVRTGAILAVSNRIGDPELAPPEVLQESLRRMVEVALEALLEV
- a CDS encoding ABC transporter ATP-binding protein yields the protein MDPVLEAVGLGFSYGNGHLFRGVSLRLGPGEALAVLGPSGSGKTTLLHLLAGLLPLQEGEVYWEGTPIRGLPEGMLARKRLRFMGLVFQHHFLFPELTALENVLAPGYLAGQVDRGHALWFLSRLGLRERADFLPQRLSGGERQRVAVARALYLRPRLLLADEPTASLDRTQAKEVLRLLEELAQEVGAALLLSTHDEALVEGLPTLRL
- a CDS encoding Crp/Fnr family transcriptional regulator produces the protein MPASPLFQDMGPEEIHLARSYFQPLAYPKGKPIFHQGDLGQALYLVEEGWVRLYRTHLGGQEKILGFLGPGEVFGEMSLLDGGERSASAVAEEDTLLLVLYRETYFGLIRRLPLFAHNLAKILARRLRELNLELDLLAFEEARSRVAYALLKLLRQGYESRLALRHQDLAALAGVSRETTTRVLHQLKDQGILRLSAGIVEVADPRLLEEVAFGLV
- a CDS encoding 2-phosphosulfolactate phosphatase; the protein is MRLKVDVLPTEGLVYPDVVLVVDVIRSTTTAVCFLEGGAEALYLVPSLEAARTFKDRDVLLAGEVGGLKPPGFDLGNSPREALEAPVGGKTVVMSTTNGTKAAHVAARTAKHVLLASLFNAHAAARLARELATEEVAILAAGKEGRVGLDDLYTAGVLAEYLGLLGKVEPEDGARIALAVKRNFQDPLEALTLSAAASALKGVGLEADVPFCAQVAKSAVVPVLTGRVGEALIFKVAPFGVAKRAVPETLKQPGNQAQEKDHPQ
- a CDS encoding arsenic resistance protein, translated to MGGLLERYQLPLYLGAALLGVALGLAFPGLAPWGEVLLWPALAVLLFFTFLPVPFRALRQAFRDRAFLLAGLVGNFLLVPLGVYGLLHLLPPEPGLRLGVALVLLVPCTDWFLAFSYLGRGDMARALVLTPLNLLLQLALLPLYLLLFFGEALSAYHPDPETLVGAGLVVLLPLFLAFWVQGRPWGKALVSRTTSWPVPLLALVVFLVALGHAGLLPGLWGYVLPLLGVFVLYLVLALGLALSLARSFRLPPKAGRTLAFSLGTRNSFLVLPLSLAVPEAGLAPLVIVFQSLVELLGMVLFLRLVPRLL